The genomic interval ACCATCTTTATTTGAACATGTTATTTGTTTGGCATTATGATTTAAAAATGCGTGTCAGCATGTTGCAAATTCTGACTGTTCCTTTTGCATTTAAATTACAGATCCTCACAGTATGTTTGTCTGCCGAAGAGGGGTTTTCGCGAATTTTAGACTGCTTTACTTACATACAGCTCAAAATCGGTGAACCAGTCAGGTTCAAGtctcttgtgaacatgataaatATGGACAGCCTGCACAATACAGTATTCAAGGTAGGTATCAATAACCCAGAGAACATGTCAATTCACTGTAGTAATTCAAAGAATGGCATAAAGCAAATTAAAATTGAGATAAACGAAATAGTGTCAGATATAATGGACGCTGATTAGGAATGAACGTAAAAAATCAGGATTTTAAATGACGGATTTGTGAGGGTAATGTAAGGTAGTTGTAGATGTATTGACAGAATGTTACTACtactattaaaattaaaatacacaGGCGGACTACGTTGATCTCAACTTTTACCAGttttaacatattattttaggTATCGACGATGAAGTTTCTCAACACTTTACTAGATGCATCAACCAGTACAAACATACGGGTATTTCTACAACATGAGCTGGAAACAGCTGGACTGGACATAGATGATATGCTGCAGGTTAGTATACAAGCTGCAAGAAAAAAAGGCAAATTGTATGATATACAAAACTCATGCGAacgaaataatataaaaaaatgcaaactGTACATAATATAAGCAAGTACATGGAATGGATGCGTCCCACCCCGCGCCCCGAGAGCTTGTGGAGAGGTGGGATGGGGTGGGCTTCGTTAAGTGAATATATGCAAAGTGTAATGTAGGTTGATCTAGGAGTGTTTCAACTGGGACTTGAATCTGTAAAGTCTGGACAGAGATATAGTTATTGTGCTCTGCATTTCCTTTATTGACTGCAATATTCAATGAAATTATTACCTCACTCTCGGAGTTATGATTTGGACTAGCAATATATGAATGGTGTTACAATATACTATACGTAGCAAAATTAAAGGGCGATACTTCAGTAAAAACAtctacaataaataaataataaaatatgtaaaaagaatcctttggaagcatagaatgcaaccccaaaaataatagcagaataggtttgattgagtctgttcatgtgaggtaacaaaatgtgcaacacctctcacgcccccctagcaacggctcaagcgaaactctattacacatcattgaatggattccatgatcccaaaggacttaGATATGATAATATATGATACAGCTTTTTCTTATGGAGTTTCATTGAAAATCCATAAGTTACATTAAAGTAGTTCAGATAAATTGTATTAGATAATTACCCTTAAAGGGCCATATAAATCTGCAATATATAATCCGACCAAGATGTGACAAGGGTATGCGCATCACCTCTAGGTAGTAAAGCTTTCTCTTAAAATTTTGTGAGCTCTAGCCAGTGGTTTCTGAGAAAAAGCCGGAGGGATGCACGGTCAGGCGAAGGAGCGACGCTGCCCCGAGAGCATACAATTTTACAAttggaataatttgtaaaattcatATCAAACCTGTGGGTAAAGCTGCCTATAAGGAAATGAATTTGtactataaatatttgtttgttatcTTCAGAAAGCATCTGGGACAGGTTTGGAATACGACGATCTCCGTCGTGAGCTAATGGAATGGAAGAGAAAGTACATCAATGTGGACGCCATACTGTCAGAGCGGGGAACCATAGCCCACAGAGCACAGGAACCATCTAATCAAGAAATAGTATGtacttattttttaagataaacaaCCTTTATATATATGTTGCACAAATTTATTTTTGGACCAAAAACTGGATACGTTAATATTTTGTTACTTGCTAGTTTACTTTTTGAGCACTTTCATTTTTGTCAATTGTGTGCTTGTTTCACATACTCATAAACGAGAACTTAACTGTTTTACTATTTATTAACGTTGCTTTACATTTACCAGTAACTCCTAATTTGCAGTTAGCTATCGTCTGTATCATATTTTGCCTTTTCTCTTTTTCAGATAGAGAAATTACAGACACAAGTACAGGCATGTAACTTCCTTTGTATCGACTACATCTGTACAATAAGAAAAGCTTTctttcataaataattgtaaattatATGAGTTTGTTTCCTGAATACCAGAAAACGCTCAATAAACATGCAGGCTACCTTAATCAAATAGGAAATGATCTGCAGTAAAACCAATATACAGTTACacaattaaagatatccaatggccgcctttcactaaaatattttatttttaaatatttacttcaaatgtctAAAATCCTCGTTATATGTATttgactttactaaatatataaattaagtctgcatataatttttaaaatgttatgcaataacagttgattgttaaaaattCGGCCAGGTTTTTAGTATCAatgcacatttatactgtgtttgtttgtacatgtatacattgtgtgctattttaaacctaatgcatattTCTGTTAATAAACATAaacttattcattttatgtttacataaactgtatTTAGTAATCGTTCATGTTTTTGAATATGAactttggatctaatatacctttaaatgaaaatatatctttatattgTAGAAGTTGTCAGCTGACAAGTCATATCTGGAGTACCAATTAAATGCTGTAAGTGAATGTACCCCGATACTCTGGTAAACGGTGCCGTAGGTATAGAGCTAGATGATATTTTCAATGATCAAACTTGGCTTAGACTGCTTATCTTACTCTACGCAGACGACACCATTTTAGTTTCAAATAACGCTGTAGATTTTCAAAATTGTCTTAActgttttaataattattgtaatcAGTGGAAACTTGTTGTGaatccaaacaaaacaaaaattatcatttttggtGCCAGAAATGTTGCACGCTTTCAATTTTCATTAGGAAATAACGTTATCGAGAAAACCGATAAGTGTCATTACCTTGGACTAACTTTCTCTGCATCAGGATCGTTTCTAAAAGCTCGACAACATGTAAGCCAACAGGCTGAAAAGGCCCTTTATCTCCTCTTTACTAAAACAAATAATGCTGATTTGCCACCAGACATAACCATTAAACTTTTCGACCATACAGTTGCACCAATTTTGACATATGGATCtgaaatatttggttatgaaaaCCTTGATTTGTTAGAAAGAGTTCAAAATAGCTTTCTTAGGAGAATATCATTCTCTCGTAAAAGTACCCCTAAATATATGCTTTATGGAGAATTCGGGAGATATCCCATATATATTGATGTATATACTAAGATGATTTCATTCTGGTCTCGCTTAGTTTTGGGCAAGGAAGACAAGTTATCACACAAAATATATACCTACATGCTGAATCGTCccgatttaaatttcaaatggatTAATAAGATAAGAGAAATTCTCCAGAGCATAGGTAGACCAGATATTTGGCATCAGCAAAACCAAATTgtcaataaaaatacatgtaaattagTAAAGCAAATACTTCAAGATCAATATAAACAACAATGGCAAGCCCAACTTCAATTATCCAATAAAGGCAACATCTATTcatcttttaaaaagcaaattGAATTGGAGCCGTACCTTAAAATTCTTCCAAAAGAACACTTTATTAGAATGTTTAAGTATAGAACATGTAACCACCGCCTTCCAATTGAAACAGCCCGCTGGGGTGGGACAGCCTTCCTTGATAATATTTGCAGGCTCTGTGACTCCGGCCTTATAGGCTCGGAACAGCATTATTTgcttaaatgtacatattttaaccATGAACGACAATCATTTCTTCAGGATGCAAACATTGTTGATAATGAGCACTGTTTTGCTCGGCTCATGTCTAGCTCGAACGAGAATAGTTTAATTAGAATATGCAATTTCATAAGAATAATCTTAAGTAAGTTTTGATTAGCTTACATAGAAAATGTCTCAACAGCGTTCATTATGTACTATAATTTATTGCAACTTACATGTTTTATGCAGcaacaatctgacttaagtacttgatcttctaaacgaagatctgagaacgacccattcacatacgtcttctgtatattttggatttccagtatagctatttttattttaaccaatcagacgacttgttctaaaagtcaaagagtaagaaaatgtgCGTACATTccaggattcgaacccgcgacccctcgcttacaaagcaagcgggctaccgactgagctaatcggctatctgacacattacgacataagaattgtaaatatcaaaagtcaaagctacaggtagatttgcaaaatgttgtaagctaaGCCCTggttggctagcgaaagggttgtcagaacgaggctatgaataggtcgttctcagatcctatgcgtagcgtaataggatatgtactttagtcagattgtatgcAGCAACTAAtccatgtatattatatatgcaCTTTTTTGATTACTAAGCAGGTTATTCCAAGAAATATTAcaacttttacttaaaaaaaaaaaaaaaagtaaagcacACTTGAATTACTGGGTCAAAACGTGCAGAGACTAATTACATTAAATACACTAAATATATCCGCAAATGGAACTACTTTTCCTTTATAAATTATCTGGAATAAAATTCTACTCTTTTAATTAGTTAAAATAGATTTGTTTCATAAATGTGATTAAAATGCAAAAGACatatcaattttacaaaatcCTATCTTATAATTATATGTGCGTGTCGAATAGCCAAAAATAGTGTCCTATAAATATATGCACTAATTATAGTAACCGGTTTTTGGAATAACCTACTAGCGCTTAGTCATCACTAAATCACGTGTGTGAGGCAATGTTATGTGTAAAGTGGGTCACAGCTCGTTGGATCTAGAACCATGTTTGATCGAGGGAGACGTGATCTTTTCTCTGCATGTCTCATTGCCGAATTCccgttatttatataaattataccaTAAGTTGAAATGCACATATCTAAATTATCTTGACATCAACTGCAAATCGTTTGAACATACTTGAGTTCCCCCATAGATGACAAAAGAAAATGCTGTTATCTTGCTTCAACCTTTAATGTACATTGTTGGctataatattttcactattGGAAGCATAACTGTTCTTTGCAGAATATTTGTATTTCCTCATGTTGTACATATGTACCTGAGATGAAATAAagtatttgtctgtctgtctgtctgtctggtaAACAGTAAACACATGTTTGATGTTGAATTTAGTTAAATTTTTTCTACCTTTATTCTGATTGTGCAGGATCTATTTTCGTGCCTGTTGTCAATTTTAAGAGCGCCGATCTCGCTTATAAGTAAATTTGCAATGACAATAAATGCTCAGAATAATATGGTACTTGTGTCGTAGATATGCAAGCATTCATTCTCTTCCTATATAAATTTGACCATTGTTAGCTTAACAGTATTTTTAAAACTATGTCTTAGCAGTTTTGACAAAACCACGAACTTTCCATTTTGACAAgaccataaaatttaaattgcTACGAGGTAGCCATTGACGGAACCATATCAGGTTACCATTAAAATAGCATGCTCTTCTTcgttgaaaataattttcaccATAATTATCATACCTTCCAATGTTTTAACAATGCAGGTGAGCATAGAGTTGCGGAACCGGTATGAGGAACTGCAGAAGCGCACTCCGCTGCAGCAGCATGCTTCTACACAGTGTGACGTGGACACGACTCAAAGGAAAAGTATGATCAAAGTTCTCTTTCTCGGAGAATTTTTCtgtgaatttgaaataaataaatttgaaagtgtagcacaaatgaaaaatatctcACCCGTTCCAAACGTGAATGATagatttattcagaaaaaaatattgctgTATTAATTAAGTGTATAACAGTAATTGTctgattttgaaactttttattgcaaaataaatcTTACCGTACATGTGTTAATTTTGTATTGAAGGCGTTGGGTGCCAGAGTTATTTGGATCCGGATACTGATGTCATTCACGATCAATTCAAATATGCTGCTGATTATTTTGAATGGAAGGTAAGTTTGAGTTTATCCGAATCTGAAAGTAatcaaattgtttgaaaaagtaaataaatgaactTTTTCGGAACATAACGAATGAGTATTAGTAAGACTGCTTTATAAACAAGCGAACGTGAAGAGCACATTTTACAAGCGACATCAAGTATCGTTTGTCTTCGTTGATCAAATAATAGTTATAAAAACTTAGCTAGTACAATCTTGATACTTCATCACTGGCTTGGTCTTCGTCCAATTTAAATGATAGATCTAAAAAAATACTTACATGTCCGCTATATATTCAGAGCCACATGTTCATCAGAGTTCAATTTTGTAAGTAATTAATTCAGTTTGGATATCATGTTGTTTGGCTAGTCTTCCTCATCAGTCAAATCTGCTAAGTCTGTCTACCACATTAAATCTTATATTCATATAAATACCTTTTGTCTAATACCGTATTTCAGCTTATTAGGTTTGTCTTGTAGGTCTTGCACTttgcttttttttgcatttttggttgtttgtatgttgttttaattatcttGTTACTTTTGTTGGTGTCGAATGACGTGTTGTTCAAATGGGCTCTCCcgtaaataaagttattatttcttTAGACATCATTGAATGGCTGTACTGAGCTTTATCTTCTGCCATTAGGTTTGGTGTGGTttcaatatttatacatataattgTGAAAAACGAGAGTACAAGAAACACAATGGCATTTTTCATCTACATGTACTTTTATAACGACAGGATGTGTATATAAACGACGAGCAAGATCTGGACCAAGAGGAGATGACAACGTCAGACGATGAAGGAGTCGTTAAAGTTCAGCACTGGTTACGTTCCCATTGTGGATCATCGGACAGTGAAAACAAAATTCTGTCGCGCACTTCAGACAATTCAGGCAGTGAATGtcctacattttattttaaaaggaatAGTTTAACAAGGCGAACAGTTCGAAAAACTGAATTCCCAGGGAATTGGAAATTAATTCCGAAATCTATAGAACATTTTCCATCACGTTTCCCGCCACAGCAATGTCACCAAACAAACTGTGATCGCTGTGATCTTCGGAATAGACCAGAAAACTCTGATCGAAAGGCATCTACACAGGTACAAAACTTTGCTTTGGAAGTCAGATTAAATGACCTGGTGAAAAATAAGAAACGGTCAGAGGTTCGCTCACAAAGTTCAGATAGTGCCATTGGGGGTTCAGGGGAGGAGAGAATGTGGGCTGAGAAACGAATACCACTTGTGCCTGTTGTGAGTACGGAGGCAGAAATCCTCCAAGATCTTATTCAGCCAGACGATTCTGCAAGCGCTTGTCCTATCTCTGAACCATATCCAGATTATTCAACTATAAATTCTAAGTTTGATACACAAAAAAGTTTTAGAACGGAACTTTCGCAAGTGCTTAGAGAGTTTGAAGGGAATTTACTGCAGTATGATTCGCCTACAAAGTCTAAAACTGAAGCAGTGGAAAATTTTATTACTCTTGGTGACATTTAACGACAGAAATTTCGAGCTGGTATAAATAATTTCCATGATTTATGTGGGCTATCATTTTCGTCTTTAGCAGTAATAGATTGTTGTGTGCAATTCTTTTGTGTTAACATATGTGGATGCTGAAAAATATGTGAATAAATCCATGTCTTACATATCTGACATCATCATTATATGTAGGTCAGATGTGGCGCTATATACATAACGCTTCTGTTTGGTCTGACGATCACGTGTAAGACACTAATTTTAGAGCATAAAATGCAAGATGCTGCCAATAACaatgtaattattatttattgGCAATGTTTATgacgatgataataataatgatgataataataataataaaattatataataacaataactgTGATAACACCGATaacaatcaaagcactgaaaggactgatgtgggcagcggttgacagcttctggtaatgggcttTAACAGTTAGCTTAAaattggtgattctagttaaataacttttgattaataagcattttcaaccttttttaccaaatcaagggggaaAACACTCTGCTTTTATTGGAACAAGGGGATAACCGTAAATGTGAGCGAAGGTCATgcactaattgataattatgtgatatttggagattctaattataacaagagctcgtagaacacgaatgCCCCCTTGTTTCATTCAGTAACTACACAAGGAACAGACATTATTTGGTCATTGTGCACTGGACATGTGAcgtactgacttcaaatcaataattatgggtaaattaccagtcataagtgacctccgtgtCAAATGTGATCGTAgaccaaagcattttctagttatctggcaaaaaagctctattgttccgggtcactgtgaccttgacctttgacctactgatctcaaaatcaatgggggttatctgctggtcatgacaaaccgcccgatcaatattcatgatcctaggcccaagtgttcttgagttatcatccggaaaccgatcatcaaacaatattatttacaatatacccaTCCTCCTTTTTCGAACGGGGgttgggtgggggagggggtgtggGGCGGGCATTTGATATTAAAACTAGAAGTTGCTTTTGTAGAAAAGGCCATGtctccccaatgcatagtcgtaattgcaagaagtcaatagggaatAGGATCGAAAGTCAGAGATGCTGATAGTTGGCTGCAATGATATCATCTACCTAGTatgtcaatcatcctatgaagtttcaacattctgggtcaagtggttctcaagtaaaccgttttccatgttcaggccctgtgaccttgacctttgatcgagtgaccccaaaatcaataggggtcatctactctgaatgtccaatcatcctatgttCCATGTTCAGtcttctgtgaccttgatcttggctcaagtgaccccagaaacgataagggtcatctactctgtaattcctatcatcgtatgaagtttcaacattctgtgtcaattggttctcaagttattgatcagaaacggttttccatgttcaggcccctgtgaccttgacaggcgatttttattttttttccatcttagtaaaagcaggctatgaatatattacacAAAAATTATTGATGCATATGTCATACTTGAAAGCAACACAGGGAAGGGTAacaaccaatctgactaaagtacatctcctatattacgctacgcataggatctgaaaacgacctattcattgcctcgttctgacggctctttcgctagccattcagagcctagcttacaacatcttgcaaatctacatgtagcattgacttttgatatttacaattcttatgtcgtaatgtatcagatagccagttagctcagtcggtaggccacttgctttgtaaacgaggggtcccgggttcgagtcctggaataaccgcatatttttcttatcctttgacaatcgaacaagtcgtctgattggataacataaaaatagcaataatggaaatccaaaatatacagaagacgaatgtgaacgggtcgttctcagatcttcgtttagaagatcaagtactttagtcagattgggtaaCAAcggaagacaagtcttatagagttcttctcctttgcggacaaaatataactgtatggaCATATCGAACTTAAATCTGTGATGGGGATAGGGGTATAGTCTTCAAGTATGAGAAAATAAATCGTTATTAATGTAAAAAGTGGAATCCTATCGTATCGTAGAAGAAGAGTAGTTATATAGATGTAGGAGTAGATTTTGTAGAACAATAGAATACGTCAAAGGTATAAATGAAGAAAGAGGGAAGAAATGAATGGGAATGTTTCAGAGTTGCTAAAATAATCTCTTACTTTCGGATATGTATGCCTGTACATGAATAAATCTAGTCATGTTCTCCTGATCAGAGAACAGTATCCAAGTCTATCACGAAATTCCGCAGATTGTTAAGGAGATCCTTTAGACAACCCTTaaaaattttgcattaaaaagtGAAGTGAAAGCTAGTTTCAATCTGTCCACACTGGCACAATGGTGTGGGAGAAACGATGTTGATTCAGTGCACTGCATGTAGTATGTTTTTGCGAATGAAGCTCCTGAAGTTTCCTGTTTCCGGTGTAATAATTGGCTGACGTACGCTGCTCGTTTTTGTTTAGATTACTTTTAAAACGAAAGTGTTTCAGAGTTACGCATGCCTGGTCTCaatgagtgtatatcaaaatcccctccactgaaaaatgactgggtgttacaaaattcccttcatacttttgcagggggtatcataatcccctctgtgattttcattatagatatataggtatcagtgctccaaattatattatgtttgctaaaggcattgtatttacgtgctttatgcaatagacttttaaattctatataattgtatttgaacttgatgaaataaataaaaatcacagaggggattatgataccccctgcaaaagtatgaaggggattttgtaacaccctgtcatttttcagtgtaggggattttgatcaaggggattttgattgtctcccggtCTCAATAAATTCCAGTCACGTACAACGGAAAGCAAGAACAAATTGAAATATTATGTTGTTCTAACAGGTACACCAAGGATATTTTCCAAGTTTCTTAGGTTGTAGCGAGTATCAACTGAGTCAGGAACTAGAGAGGATAGATATGTCTGAGTCCgattagatttcattttgaagTATATGAAAATCGATGTTTGTAACATCTGTCTGAAAGTGTTTTCCAGGGTACTTCTCTTCCATGGGAACAAGTATGGTAGCTCCGGAGGAATTAGGAGCACATTCGGTTTGAATTTCGTCGAGTTGATTCATTCCATACTTGGTACAGTTGCCCCACACGTTGGTCAAGTGAGAAATTCAATTTACGCATTTTGTGTGTTCTCTTCCACGCCTTTTCTATGATGAAGTTGATAGGAGAATGCCAGCAACAGTCGTTTAA from Mercenaria mercenaria strain notata chromosome 2, MADL_Memer_1, whole genome shotgun sequence carries:
- the LOC123564221 gene encoding uncharacterized protein LOC123564221 isoform X2; this translates as MSLIIHDISSELEKDVYSGLMETSNGTPRLLSVEEKWQIIFNEKTRAPIYAVTQYTEYLNQFVNGRNSASRDSNDVIRKDGINPISYLLRKLKLDLKMSYESFVEEFIKPTSNGIGLLVKLLKSIQDTGSQQSGSTNMAQLKNYKKTLTDEHDCLLCIKYSLRLKKSLKALFDINYGLETVSMAVISTYTKSRGTAIEILTVCLSAEEGFSRILDCFTYIQLKIGEPVRFKSLVNMINMDSLHNTVFKVSTMKFLNTLLDASTSTNIRVFLQHELETAGLDIDDMLQKASGTGLEYDDLRRELMEWKRKYINVDAILSERGTIAHRAQEPSNQEIIEKLQTQVQKLSADKSYLEYQLNAVSIELRNRYEELQKRTPLQQHASTQCDVDTTQRKSVGCQSYLDPDTDVIHDQFKYAADYFEWKDVYINDEQDLDQEEMTTSDDEGVVKVQHWLRSHCGSSDSENKILSRTSDNSGSECPTFYFKRNSLTRRTVRKTEFPGNWKLIPKSIEHFPSRFPPQQCHQTNCDRCDLRNRPENSDRKASTQVQNFALEVRLNDLVKNKKRSEVRSQSSDSAIGGSGEERMWAEKRIPLVPVVSTEAEILQDLIQPDDSASACPISEPYPDYSTINSKFDTQKSFRTELSQVLREFEGNLLQYDSPTKSKTEAVENFITLGDI